The DNA segment TGTCGCATGCCCTGGAGCGCTGGAATCTGTCCGATCCTCATCCCCTGGCGGGGGACGCGGGGGCGCGCCAGTACTACCGCGTGACCCACGGCCAGCTGGGCACCGCCATGGTCGTGCTCCACCCCCTGGATACGCCGGAGCGGACGGACGACAGCTACTTCGAGTTTCGGGCGCTCCAGGCCTACCTCGACCCCGTCCTGCGGGTGCCCACCATCCTCCAGTGCGACGATGGCGACCGCTGCCTCCTGGTGGAGGACTTGGGCGACACCTCCCTGGAGCAGCGCCTGGTGGAGCATCCCGAGGAGGAGGCCCAGTGGGCCGAACACGCGGGCTGGCTGCTGGCCACCCTGGCGGGGCCCCTCACCCTGGGCGCGCCGCCCCACGCCTTCTTCATGGCGCGGGCCTTCGACGGGGCCAAGTTCCAGTTCGAGTGGGACTACTGCCGCGCCAACTTCTTCCGGGATTTCCTCCAGAAGGACCCGCCCCGCTGGCTGGACCGGATGATGGAGGAGGCCCACGCCAGCCTGGAGACCCGGGCCCACTTCTTCGCCCACCGCGATTTCCACGTCCGCAACCTGATGGTCCGCGGCGACCGGCTGGTGGTGATCGATTTCCAGGACGCCCGCCGCGGCGCCGCCACCTACGACCTCGCCAGCATCCTCTACGACGGCTACTGGGACTGGTCCCGGGAAGCCGGCCGGCTGCTGACCCGCCCCCTCCAGGACGAGCTGGGCTGGAACCACGAGGCCCTCCTGGAGGAACTGAACCTCAGCGCCCTCCAGCGCAACCTCAAGGCCCTCGGTACCTTCGGCCACCAGATCGTCCACCGCCACAAGGCCCACTTCGCCCCCGCCATCCCCCGCACCCTCCGCCACCTCAAGGGCCACTTCCAGCGCATGAACCACCAGGACGGCGTCCTCGCGGCGGAACACCTGCTGAGGCTGGCCGAGGATCGGTTGCTGAAGGGGTAGCGTCCTTGAAATTGCGTCCGACCCCCTCCTCAAGCCTTTCCGTGGCGGCGGAAGCGGTTGGCCTCATTCATCAGGCAACCCCATGAAACGGGCCGTCACCGTCCTTTTCCATCTTTCGGGCACCGGCTTCGTGCTTTCGACGGGGCTTTGGGGCTACATCCGATATGTCCAAAGGGCCGTGCCTTTTCATCCCCTTGAGCCCGCCTGGGCCATTCG comes from the Geothrix sp. 21YS21S-4 genome and includes:
- a CDS encoding phosphotransferase, which gives rise to MDPRLSHALERWNLSDPHPLAGDAGARQYYRVTHGQLGTAMVVLHPLDTPERTDDSYFEFRALQAYLDPVLRVPTILQCDDGDRCLLVEDLGDTSLEQRLVEHPEEEAQWAEHAGWLLATLAGPLTLGAPPHAFFMARAFDGAKFQFEWDYCRANFFRDFLQKDPPRWLDRMMEEAHASLETRAHFFAHRDFHVRNLMVRGDRLVVIDFQDARRGAATYDLASILYDGYWDWSREAGRLLTRPLQDELGWNHEALLEELNLSALQRNLKALGTFGHQIVHRHKAHFAPAIPRTLRHLKGHFQRMNHQDGVLAAEHLLRLAEDRLLKG